The Haloarcula sp. CBA1127 genomic interval CGAAGCACTCGCAAACGCCGCTGACCTGGAGGCGGCGGAGGCATAAACGATGACAGGACCACGAGACCAGTTCAAACCGGCGGACCACCCGAACGACCACTTCCTGCTGACGACCGTCGTCGGCTCCTACCCCAAGCCCAAATGGCACGACCGTGCCCGAGAGCTGTTCGAGGACGAGGACGCTGACTTCGGCGAGGACGAGTGGGAGGAATCGAAAGACGACGCCTCACGGCTCATTACCCACGAGCACGAGCGTGCAGGCCTCGATGTCATCTGTGACGGCGAGATGCGCCGCAACGAGATGGTGGAGTACTTCGCTCACCGCATCGACGGCTACGAGTTCAACGGCCGCGTGAAGGTGTGGGGTCACAACTACTTCGACAAGCCGAGCGTCGCCGACGAGGTCGAGTACGGCGAGCAGTGGCTCGTCGAGGAGTTCGAGTTTACCGACGAGGTCGCCGAGCGACCTGTCAAGGTCCCGATTACGGGGCCGTACACGCTCGCCAACTGGTCGTTCAACGAAGTGTACGACAGCGAGGAGCAGCTAGCCTACGAACTGGCGGACCTCGTCAACGAGGAAATCGAGGCACTGGTCGAGGCTGGCGCTCGCTACATCCAGATCGACGAGCCGGCACTGGCCACGACGCCGGACGACCACGCCATCGTCGGCGAGTGTCTGGAACGCATCGTCGACGAGATTCCCGACGACGTGCGTCTGGGCCTGCACGTCTGTTACGGCGACTACTCGCGCATCTACCCCGAAATTCTGGACTACCCGGTCCACGAGTACGACCTGGAACTCGCCAACGGCGACTACGACCAGCTCGACGTGTTCAAAGAGCACGAGTTCACGAAGGACTTCGCAATGGGCGTGCTGGACGCCCACACCGCGGAGGTCGAATCCGTTGCGGAAATCAAGGAGAACATCAAGAAGGGGCTGGAAGTCGTGCCCCCGGAGCGACTCACCGTTTCGCCGGACTGTGGCGTGAAGCTCCTGCCTCGTGAGGTCGCCCGCGGGAAGATGGAGAACATGGTGCAGGCCGCCCGGGAAATCGAAGAGGAGCTGGATGCCGGCGAGATTGACGTTGTTGCGAGTGGTGCGGAAGCGCACGCAGACGATTGAATCGGTGAGCAGTCTCGGCTGCAAACTGTCAAGCGTCTGTGTAGCGGACGATTGAATCAGCGAGCAGTCTCGGCTGCGAACTATCAGCCGTTTTTGTAGCGGACGAGTAGCGAGCACCTGAAGCCGTGCACGGAGCGCCCAGCGAGCAGCGCGATGTGAGTGACCGACAGGAGTCTGCTCACGGTGCACGGTTGACTGTATTTCGACGAAGGTGGGCTACGATTTCGGCAGCTATCGAATATTCTCGCACGCGGCGGTCCCTGAACCGGCAAATGTAGCAGACACATCTGGCGACCATATCGGGTGCGGGGGTCGACCGAGAACTGTGGAGCCCCGACCAGCGCGATCTCGAACTGTCCGTCACGGGAACGCTTGAGCACCAAGGCTCCCGACAGACAACTATTTACTTTCTTATAAATTTGTAAATTTGCCGTCTAAACTGGTAGAGACACACCGTACGTTTGTTCGACAGATATCGAAACTAACATCGACCCAAGAGGAATATAATTGTTGATGTACTAATAGTATAAGGGTGTTCTATATTCAGGTGAATACTCTATATTATGGATATAGAGCCCCTCAAACCAATGATTCTCGAATGTAGATTCGTGCCGTGTGTTAGCACATAAGTCTGGGAAAGAGTTTTGAGGGTCTCTGGAGAAGCTAGCGATGAGAAAGCTATGACAGGGGACACACATCTTCGGGCAGAACTGTATCTTCGTGGAGATACGTACGGCACGTTCGACGCACAACAGCAGGTGCTCAATCGGGTGAAGCGACTGGAGGCCAACGGCGTGTTCAGCGAGTCAATGCTGGCCGGTGAGTGGCAGCGGATCAGGACGATGGCGGAAGACAAGCGGTCGGAAGCCATCCGGACCTACGAGGAGTTCACAGACTGGGCAGGCCAGAACGGCCACTCGCTCGAACCGGCGTTCGAGCGGCGGAACCGAAGCTACGTCGGGATGGACCGTGTCGACGACGTGGTCGTGTTCCCGGTCGTCTCGCTGGCGATCTACGACAGTGACGACCTAGAAGGCGTGTTCCCGTGCTCGGACACGGAACGGACCTACACTGTCGGTGACGCGCTGGAGGCCTTCGAGCGCGGCGACGAGGATTGGCTCGCGCAGTTCGACTCCCTGTCGGTCGACCGGACCGACCCGCTGCTGGAACCGGGCGTCAACGCGACGATTTAACCGCGTAGCGCGTCGACTGGCTCTTCGCTCGCCGCCTTCCAAGCCGGATACAGCCCGCTAACAATACTCGTCAGCACCCCAAAGGCGAACGCCGCACCAACGTACCAGGCGTTCGGTAGCCTGAAGACGGCCATCGCGTCACCGACGGCGTAGTGGTTTATCGCCAGCCCGGCACCGAGACTCAGAATGACACCAGCGATGCCGCCGAGGAACCCGAGCAGCGTCGCTTCCATCAACATCACTTTGAGGACATCCCGCTTCTGGTAGCCGACAGCTCTGAGGACGCCGATTTCTTCCCGGCGTTCGACAGTGGACATCAGCATGACGTTGAGAATCGAGATGCCGGCCACGAGCAGCGAAATAGATGCGATGCCGGCGAGGACAGTGTTGATGATCTGGAACTGCTCCTCGATGGTATCGACGAGAGAGCCCAGTTCCTGAACGAAGACTCGCTCCTCGCGGTCGTTGAGGGAGTTGCGTATCCCCATGGCCGTTTCGTTGGCCTGCGTCCCGGTGGACTCGATAACGTACACTTCCGAGTAGCCACGCTGGCTGAACGACGTGGCCGGCATGATAACTCGGTTGTCGGGGTTCGTCGAGGAGAACGGGTCACCTTCTTCGAGCACGGCCCGGATACGGACACTGGTCCCGTTGACAGTGATCTGGCTCCCCGGATGCAGGTCGTGCTCCTCCGCGACGTTCGAGCCGACAAGCGCACCGGATCGGAACGGCGATACCCGTCCCTCCTTGGCCTCGTACAACTCCGCCGGGTTCTCAACGCCGTATATTGTTTCCCTAACTGCGTCCTCGCGGTTGTACGACACCGGCTCCACGCGAGTCTTTACCGGCGAGACAGTTGCTGTCGGACTGGCCTCTCTGCGGATCGTACGGATATCGCGTTCGGTGAGTTCAGTGATGTTTTCGCCGGAGTTCGGGTACACCGTGAGCTGGTTTCCGACGTTGCCGAGGTTCTGGGTAAACGAGTACTGGAGCGCGACGCCGAACATCCCCAGCGAAGCGATGGCAACGACACCGATGACAATACCCAGCGACGCCAGCAACGACCGCATCTTCGTTCGCGTGAGGTTGCGCCGCGCCATCAGTGCGGCCGGGAAGAACCTACCTGCCATTTTTTCGTTCCCTCCCGATGGTGCCGTCAACCAGATGGACGGTCCGGTCAACGTATTCGTTGACCAGGTCGTCGTGGGTGACTGCGACGATTGCTACGTCGTCTTCGTCGGCGATACGTTGGAACTCGTCGAGTATCTGCCGCCCGGTTTCGCTGTCGAGGTTACCCGTCGGTTCGTCGGCGAGAACGACCTTCGGGCTGTTGATGAGCGAGCGGGCGATAGCGACGCGTTGTTTCTGGCCGCCGGAGAGTTCGTCGGGCTTGTGGCCCAGTCGGTCACCGAGCCCAAGCCGCTCTAAGAGCGTTCTGGCCCGCTTTTTGACTTGCGGGTCACTGTCCAACAGCAGTGGTACTTCGACGTTCTCGACGGCAGTCAACGTCGGCAGGAGATAGAAATGCTGGAACACGAACCCGATCGTTTGCTTGCGGAGCGCGGTCCGCTTGCTGTCGCCGAGTCCAGTCACGTCCTGCCCCTCAAGCAGGACGGTCCCCTCCGTCGGCGTATCCAGCAGTCCAAGGATATTCAGCAGGGTTGTCTTGCCACTGCCGCTGGGGCCCATAATCGAGACGAACTCGCCGGCTTCGAGGGCGAAGTCGATACCCGCCAGTGCGTAGAGGGTCTGGCCGCCGGTGCGGTAGCGCTTGACCAGTCCCTGTGCGTCGATGACCGTCATACCTCGATATCGTCGTCACCGCGGCGGTAGCGACGCACGAGGACACCGACGACGACCAGTAGCGCCAGTCCGCCGGCGATGAACACCGGTAACATACTGTTCTGGTCACCGGCCTCGCTGTCGTCGTTCTGGTCCGCCTGCTGTGCCGAACCACCCAGCCGGTCGATATCGACGTCGAACGTCTGTCGCTTCCGCGTGTCGTCGACGAGGTAGGTCACCTCCAGTGGCACCGACGTGACGTTCCCCGTCGTTCGGGCGTACACGTCGAAGGAGACGAAGTCGCTGGCTGGGACCGTGCCGACGAAGTAATCGCGATTCGGGGTCGCCGGAGTGACGCTTTCGGTATTGACGACGCTGACGAGGACGCTGTCCGCATCCGTCGACCCGACGTTGCTTGCACTCCCTGAAATCTGGAGGCGTCCCCCCTGTCGGATTACGTCCAGACCGGTGAGGTCTATGGTTCCCGGGACGGATCGGAGCGTCGTTTCGGTCGTCATCTGCTCCGTTTCGGTCCCGAGTTCGTAGTTAGCCGTGACGGTGACATCCGCGCGGGGTTCGTCCATCGTGGCGTTCAGTCGCACCTGCCGGGTCGTACTGGCTGAGATGTTCTCAAGCAGGACACGCTGGAACGACGCGTTCTCCGACGTTGCACTGATCATGACATCCGAGAGCGGAGCGTTGGCCCCGTTCGAAACCGCGACCCGCAACGCGCGGTCAGTGCCGCTGCCGACCGCAGTCGTATCGAGTTCCACGCTGTTCCGGAGCGGGTCAGAATCGATGACTGTCGTCCGCGTCGTACTACGGGTAGTGTCTCCGTCAACCGTGTAGCTGATTGTTGCGGTCAGCGAGTGTTCGCCGGCGGATTCGGGTCGGAACCGGAACGGGGCTGTAATCGAGCCGTTCTCTGCGACGCTTGATCTGACTGTCCGACTCTTTGTCATTTTGACGCCATCGCCTTCGACGACAACCTCAACGTTCGTTATCTGGGTGTCAAGCCCGTTTGCGACGGTGACGTCGCCGGTCGACTCAACGCCGGCGACGGAGTCGTTGGCCGTGATATCCATCTGCGGGTGACGCTCCTGAACGTTCAACTGGACCGGATATTTGAGTTCGACGTTGTCGCCGGTCCCGCGGTCACGACCATACACAATGACGCGGAGGTCCTTGCTTCCGGCCGAATCAAACGAGGCAGTCAGCGGTACTTCCAGTGTGCTACCCGGCGAAATCGAGCCAAGGTCCGAGACGCGTTCGTACTCTGTGATGCCTCTGCCGCCCGACTTCCGGATTGCAATATCGTTGATTTCGAGCGGGGCATCGCTACTCTCAAGATTCCGGACAGTCGTGTCGAACGTAACAGTTTCGCCCGGTGCTGGCGATGACGGCGACACATCGACGTTCGAGATTGACGCGTTGACGCTCGCGCCGGCGACTGACAGCGGAAGCGAGCCGACGACGACCAAGCAGGCGAGGACAGCCACACCGTGACGCATCACGCAGTCACCTCTGGCTGTAGTAATCGTATGCCGGTCCGACAACTCATCGGGAGGACGCTATCGGGGACCGTTGCCATGTGCGCCGGTCCGTTCCGGTCAGTGTTAAACATGCTGCATATATCCCAGTGGGAAACTGCTATCACACCGCCCCACCCAGCCGTGGATATGCGCGTCATCTGTGCCGGCCACGTCAACTGGGACGTGACGCTCCACGTCGACCACCTTCCGGAGCCCGACGGCGAGGGGCGCATCACTGACCGGTCACAGTCTAGCGGGGGGAGCGCATCGAACGCGGCCGTCGCACTGGCTGGACTTGATGCGGACCCGCTGGTCCTCGGTAGCGTCGGCCGGGACGACCACGGCACCATGGCCCGGCGCGAACTGGCAGCCACCGGCGTCGAGACGTTGCTGGTCGAGTCGGACGAGTCGACGGCCGTGAAATACCTCATTGTGGACGAAAACGGCGACGTCGCCGTGCTTGGAAACGACGGGGCCAACGAGGCGTTCAACGCGTCGGACCTCCCGGCCGAGACCCTGGCCGAGGCCGACCACCTCCACCTGACCGGCCAGGATCCCGCGACGGCTGCGACGCTTGCACGCGACGCCGCGGCCGCGGACGTTCCGGTGAGCTTCGACCCCGGTCGCCGGCTCCCGTACCGCGATTACTCGGCGGTGCTCTCACACGCGGATATCTTGTTTTGCAACGACCGGGAGGCCGACCACGCCGAGGACAGCGGCCTTTTCGACACAGTGCCGACAGTCGTCGTCAAACACGGGGACCGCGGCGCGACGGCCTATGTCGACGACCGGACAGTCACGAACGCCGGGTATCCCATAGAATCTGTGGACACCGCAGGCGCGGGGGACGCGTTCGCGGCAGGGTACCTTCTCGCCAACGCACAGGCGGCCGACCCGGAGCGTGCGCTCGCAGTCGCCAACGCCTGTGGTGCACTCGCAGCGCAGTCACCCGGCGCACAGACGACACTCGACTGGGAGTCCGTGTGGGAGCTTGTCGACAGCGGCCAACCGCCCGAAACGGCCTAATTCGTCTGTATCTCCTCGACGAGCCGCTCGAACTGCTGGCGGTACTGGGCTTCAGCCCGAGCGGCGGCGAGGCCGGACTCGTCGTCGAAGACGGCCTCAAAGCCGGCCATCCGCCACAGGAGCGTCGAGAGTTGGTAGAGGGGCCGTCGCTGCTCGTACCCCTCGTCAAACTCCATTGGGCGCATCTCCTGATAGCCCTCGTGGAACACTGTTCGGAGCGATTCGCGCAGTTCCGGGTCCTGAAACGACGAGTCGATGAAGAGGAACTCGGTCTGTGCGAGATTGTACTCCGGCAGCGCCGCGAGCACGTCCTGCCAGTCGAGGACAGCTGTAATCGGCGCATCCTCCGTCTGCTCGAACATCAGGTTCGCCGGCCTGAAATCGTCGTGTACCAGCCGCGGAACGCCGTCTTCGGGCACCATACTCAGGGCCGGTTCGATACAGTCCCACGCCCGGTCTGTCATGTCCTCGAAGGGCGTCCCATCAAGGTGAGTGAGGTGGGATCTGGTGAGACTTTCGAAGTACTCCCGCCAGTTGCCCATCCAGTCACTCACGATGATCCGGTCGTCGTGGAGCGTGAGGCGACCGAACGCCTCGAACCCGATCTCGGAATGCATATCGCCGAGTATCCGACCGGACTGGGCTAGCACCCGCCGTCGGTCCTCGGTCGAAAGCCCGGCGAACTCTTCGGCCAGATTTTCGCCATGGATGCGTTCGGTGACAAAATACGGCGGCACGTCGGCGTCGGGGTCGTCTTCGTAGACGAGGATACGTGGAACAGGGACGTCGGTCCGGGCGGCGACGAAGTCGTGGAGACAGGGTTCGACGGCGAACGGGACATCGCCCTGTGGCTTGAACTTCACGACCACCTCGTACGCCTCGCCGTTGTGGCGCAGTGTCACCATGTAGACATCGCTCTGGTGGCCCCCTCCCGGGGTCTCGAACTGGAACCCCTCGTAATCCGGGCCTGACTCCTTCAGCACGGCCTCGATGTCCTGTTCCGGGGTCTGCACTGACGTACCATACAGTGGGCGAGCAAATAAATCTGTCAATCCCGTCGCGGACAGCACTGGCTCCCAGTTCGGGTGCTGTCGGTCGCCGTATCCGCACTACCAGGAGTGGAAGGGTGAGACCGGTTTTGTCCCGTCAGTCACTTCGAATCGTGCGCCGCCGGCCCTGCTCTCTGTCGTCGAGATGTCCCAGCCGTGGGCGTCGGTGATCTGTGCAACGATAGACAGGCCGAGGCCGTTGTCACCGCCTGAAAAGCCGTCGACCGAGAGAACGTCGTGCAGCTTGTCGGATGGGATACCGGGTCCGTCGTCAGCGACGTAGAAGCCTGTCACGCGGCCCTCGGCTCGCTCGTCCTCACTATCTATCTCGGCTGTCCCGTCGTCGAGAATCGGACCAACCCAGACGGTCACGTCGTCGCCCGCGTGGTCCGCCGCGTTCCGAAAGAGGTTCTCGAACACCTGTTTGAGGCGGTTCTGGTCACCGAACACCGGGGCGGACCCTTCGATCTGCAACGTCGCGTCGTCCGTTCTGGCCATCTCCCAGGTCTGTTCGACAATGGTATCGAGCGAAATCGCAGTTCGGTCTTCGACCGCATACCCCTTCTTTGCGAGGGTCAGCAGGTCGTCGATGAGCGCTTCCATGCGAGCCACACCTTCCTCCGCATCTTCGAGATGGGACAGGTCACCGGTCTCGCGCACGAGTTCGAGCCGCCCCTCGACAACGTGGAGCGGATTTCTGAGATCATGGGAGACGACGCCGATGAATTGTTCCATCCGGTCGCGCTGGACGCGGAGGTCGTGTTCGCGCTCGGCTTTCTGCAGTGCCGCCTGCACGTGCGTCGCGTACATCCGGGCGAATCGAAGCGTTTCGCCGTCAAACGTAACGGGAGTAAGCGAGCCGATGTTGATAACGCCGTACTCAGCAAGCGGCAAGATGATCTCGCTGCTGACAGGCGAGTTCTCGTTGTACTGGCGCCGCTCGTCGTCGAGTTCGGAGTACGTCCGAACTTCGTCCTGCTCGAACGCCTCCCAGGAAAGACTGTTGCCGGGTCTGTAGGTAACCGGCCAGTCGAATACCTCGTCCGCCCGCTCCGTCGACGCCGCCAACTGCAGTTCCGAAGCGTCACTGTCATACAGCCACAGCGCTCCGAGTGGCACGTCGAACACGGACGAAATCCCCGACATCGCGATCTCGCATATCTCACGCTCGGACTCCGCAGCGATCAACTGCTGTGTTACGGCCTCGAACGAATCGAGATCGAATGCGACCGTTAATTCCCCACCCATCCCGTACAAATCATGCAAGGTTGTATATAAAACTCCGAGATTCGATGTCACTGATCGATAATATAGCGTCGTCGTTCCACCGATGTCGCGGGACCTTTGTATCCACAGTCCTCAGAGAGCGGTATGCGAACGGTCGAAATCGACGGCCTCCCGGTGGGCGATGGGCACCCGACACGCGTCATGAGCGTGCTGAACATGAGTTCGAACTCCGGGTACAAGCCGAGCGTGTATCTGGACCCCGCGGAGGCCGCCGAGGCTATCGAGGAGAACCTCGTCCCCGCCGGCGCGGACATCATTGATGTTGGCCTCCAGTCAGCGAACCCCAAATACGAGTCCAAGCCGGTCGAGATGGAGAAAGACCGGCTCGAAGAGGTCGCGCCGCTCGTCGACGAACTCGACGCCGACGTGCCGCTGTCGCTCGAAACGCGCTATGCCGAGGTTGCTGAGGAGGCCATCGGCCACGGTTTCGACCTCATCAACGACGTGTGTGGCTTCGCCGACCCGGACATGAAAGGCGTCATCGAAGACCACGATATGCCAGTTGTCAAGATGGCCAGTCCGCCGGACCTGGCCAGTCCCGGTGCGCTGAAAACTATCGACGACATCTTCGAGGCGCTCCAGCGAGACGGGTTCACGGACAAGACCATCATCGATCCGGCCTTCGGCGGCTGGTACGACGGCAAGGAGTTCGAGGATAACTGGGAGATGTTCCGCCGCCTCCGGGAATTCCGCGCCTTCGACCGGCCGATGCTCACCGCAACCAACCGCGAGGACTTCCTCGGCGATCTGGCCGACCAGCCCGAAACGGAGAACCAGCTCGCCGTGTCACTGGCCGCGGCGACGATGGAAGCCGAGCGCGGCGCACACATTATCCGAACACACGATACGCGTGAAACCCACGACGTGGTCAAAGTGGCCGACGCGCTCGGCGACGAGCGGACGACACGACCGGAGACCGACTCCGGTCCCACCGTAGCGGAACTGACCGACGTGACGCTGCGGGAAGTGGCGCGCCATCAGGCGCTCGGCGAGACGGTCGCCGGGGGGACCGACGACGGCGCGACGCTCACGTTCCTGCTTGGCGACGTGACCGACGACGCCCGGGCAAGCCTCCGGGCCGTCGCCGAAGTGACTGACGTAGTGGTGGTCGAGAAAGACGGCGGGAGTCTCTACGTCGGCGGCTCCGCGGCTGCGCTGAAGGTCGTCACCGACAGCCTCGCCGAAGACGGGCACCGGGAGCTTGCCGGCGAACTCCGAGCGTCGCTGTCCCGGCGCGTCTAAGTGCCGCGGCTGGTCGTACTACAGCGACGGATTTTCACGCCTCCCTGTGTCGCGTCCCGACCGCCGATGGCTATTCGTGGGACCAAGCGAATCACGCGGAGAGGTCTGGGAGAGCAGGGCTGATCACAAGTCATTAGCCGCGCATCAAGTTCAGTACCTCATCGACGACATCAGGTTCAACGGCGATAACGTAGCGTCTCCCCGGTGTCAGGGTTGTGTCTGCACGGGCGATCTTCTCACCGTTATCGTCGGACACAACGAGGGTTCCCTCGGGAAAGCGGACGTCTGTGAGTGCTTTTCCGGCAGCCGGGGCGCCGTCAGCGACGCGGACGAGCATGATGTCGAGGGTCCCAGTCACGTCGGCAAGCGTCTGGACATCGCTCCCCAGGATTTCGTTTGCTGCCACCCTCGCACCGGCCCGTTCGGGAAAGACCACCGCGTCGACAAACCGGGTGTACGTCTCACCGGCTGTGCGGTCGATACGCGCGACCGTTCGGATCTCGGGTGTTAGCTCCGCAGCAGCTAAACAGACCGCAAGGTTCAGCCCGGCTTCACCCGTGAGCGCGGCAATTGCGTCCGCTCGCTCAATGCCTGCCTGTTCGATGATGTCCGGGTCCGTCGCGTCGCCCTGGATAACCGTCGCTACCCACTGATCGGCGATATCCGAAACCATCCGCTCGTCACGTTCGATAATCGTCACATCGTGGCCGCGGTCGGCGAGTATCTCGGCTGTCTGGAAACCAACGCGCCCACCACCTGCGATGATAATCTCGAGTGTTCGGGTCATGAGTTAGTCTTCAGCCTCGGGTTTTATTTCGCTGGCGGCAGTCGCTTGCTCGCGGTCCGATTGCTGCTTTATCCGTTTGAGGGCGAAATACACGACTGCGCCGAGCAAGATCCATGCGACGCTGAGTCCCAGTGCCAGTGGATCCGTCCGGAGCAGGAACTCTATCAGCACCCCCGTCAGAATCAGATTGAGTGCGATACCGATTATCGGCGGTGCCGGGTAGAACGGCATCTCGTACGGCCGGTTCATGTTCGGTCGTTCCCTGCGGAGTCTGATGACCGCGACGTTGACGATAATGAACGAAAGCAGGAAAAACAGGCTCGACATATTGCCGGCGCTCTGCGTCGGCAATGCGACTGAGCCAAGCATCACGATGGCACTGGTGAGGATGGCAACGAACGGCGTCCCGTAGCGGTGGTGGATCTGGCCAATCGAAGGGAGTAACTGCCCTTCACGCCCCATCGAGAACGCGACGCGTGACGACGCGATGACGACGGCATTGAGAGCGGTGAGCGTCGAGAACACAGCGCCAAAGACGATGAGTGCCCCACCGTTCTGGATAATCGGTAGGCCAGTCGGCATGAACGATGTCGCTGCCGTGGCGATGCCAGCTTCGCCAGCGTCGGCAAGCCCCTCGGCCCCGAGCGTCCCGATGGCAACTGTTACAACTGCCAGATAGACCACGACAGTCACAGCGAGGCTAATAAAAATCGCTTTGGGGATATTTTCCCGCGGGTTCTGTACTTCCTCCGTGACAGTGGTGATGAGGTCGTACCCCTCGAAGGCGATGAAGGTGAGCCCCATCGCCGGCAGGACGGCAGCCGCCCCGCTCCCTTCCGGAAACAGCGGCTGGAATTCGGCCCCGGAAAACATCGGTGACGTGAGTCCGAACGCGACGAACACGACCAGAATGGAGACTTTGATGATGGTGAAAATCGTCTCGACACTACCGCTTGCAGCCGTCGAGACGGCGTTGAGCGCCACAAGGCCCAGAACCGCGATAAACGCAAGCAAGAAGGCCGGTGGGAGCCCGATATCAATGACCGGAACTGCAACAGCACCGATCTCGTCCGGTGACGGAACCACGCCGTAGACGTGCAACAGTTCGAGAAAGTTTGGCGCAAAGCCCAGCGCATACAGTGCCCCCGCAATCATGTAGGCGAACCAGAGCATCCAGCCCATGATGAACGAGGCGAAGTCGTCGAATATCTCCCGCACGAACGCGTAGCCACCGCCGCTCTTCGGGATCGAAGCGGCAAGCTCCGCGTAGGAAAGGCCTGTGAACGCTGTCACGACACCGTTCAGTGCGAAGACGAGAATCGCGGCTGGCCCAGCGATTTCGGCGGCCAGCCCTGTTAAGACGAAAATACCGGCCCCGATCATCGCCCCCATCCCGATCATCGTCGCGTCAAGTAGCCCGAGTTCAGCCTCGGGCGACCGTGTCTGGCTCTTACTCATGCATCCTGTTTGTAATTGGCACGCCGTCCATCGTACGCTGTATGTACTCCGTTCGGTCCATTTGAGTACCAGGGTAAATTCTTCTATTGTAGGAACTGTGAGGGGATTTGATAAAAGCTTCTGCTGACTGACCCCTCAGTATGGTCGACCATGTTCTCAGTCGGCTGGAACTGTCGGGGCATTGAAGATGGCACGTTCTCAACAGTACGCTAATGGCCCGGACAAAGCGATTCATCATCGCCGGCGGCGGACGCGTCGGGAAACAGACCGCCGAGAACCTCGTCGATCAGGGGCACGACGTACTGCTGATCGAGTCCGACGAGGAGCGCGTCGAGGCGCTGTCAGATGCGTATATCGGGCCGGTCATCCATGGTGACGCCACGCGACCGTCGATACTGCAACAGGCCAATCTGGCCGAGGCCGACGCTATCGCCGCACTCACTGACGAACCGGGCACGAACCTCGCCATCTGCATGGAGGCCCAACAGTACGCGCCCTCGATTCGAACCATCGCAAGAGCGGAGACGGAGGCAAATCACGAGTACGACGAAGTCGTCGATGCGACGCTGCTGCCCGAGTATCTCGGTGGCGACCACGCGGCTGATATCCTGACCGGTGAAGACATCCGGACGCTCGTTTATCCGACCGCTGACCTCGATATCATCAAGGTGACCGTCGCCCCGTCCGCTCCCGTGGCAGGGCGTCGTCTCGACGAAATCGCGCTGCCGTCCGGCAGTCTGCTGATCTCGACGGCGGACCGAACGGAACTCGCGGGAGCTGATACGGTTCTGGAGGCTGAGGAGCAGTATATTCTCGCCGTCGAAACCGATGTCGTCGACGAAGTGTTGAAGCTCATGCGCGGGTAGCAAGCCGAATTGTCAGGCTGGTCCCTCCCGTGTCTTGCTATTTATTCATATGTGAGAAAGTGGATACACACGCTTAACAGCGAGTGGCTTCACTCACCACTATGAGCAGTGAGCCCACGGACGAGGGTCTCCTCGGCCACGTAGTTCTTCCTGTCGCTACCGAAGACGATGCGTTGGCGACAGCAAAGGCGCTTGAACCGTACGAGCCGAGCAGCGTGACAGCCCTGCACGTCGTCGAAAAGGGCGGTGGCGTTCCGGACAAGACGCCGGTCGAACAATCCGAAGAACTGGCCGAAGAAGCGTACGCTGCCGTCCGATCAGTGTTCCCCAACGCCAGCGAACATACCGCGTACGGCCGGGATGTCGTGGCGAAAATATTCGAGGCCGCTGACGAAGTGGATGCCAGCGCCATTGCCTATCGGTCCCGTGGTGGGAACCGGGTCATGCAGTTTCTCTCCGGTGAC includes:
- a CDS encoding HAMP domain-containing sensor histidine kinase, producing the protein MGGELTVAFDLDSFEAVTQQLIAAESEREICEIAMSGISSVFDVPLGALWLYDSDASELQLAASTERADEVFDWPVTYRPGNSLSWEAFEQDEVRTYSELDDERRQYNENSPVSSEIILPLAEYGVINIGSLTPVTFDGETLRFARMYATHVQAALQKAEREHDLRVQRDRMEQFIGVVSHDLRNPLHVVEGRLELVRETGDLSHLEDAEEGVARMEALIDDLLTLAKKGYAVEDRTAISLDTIVEQTWEMARTDDATLQIEGSAPVFGDQNRLKQVFENLFRNAADHAGDDVTVWVGPILDDGTAEIDSEDERAEGRVTGFYVADDGPGIPSDKLHDVLSVDGFSGGDNGLGLSIVAQITDAHGWDISTTESRAGGARFEVTDGTKPVSPFHSW
- a CDS encoding dihydropteroate synthase, which encodes MRTVEIDGLPVGDGHPTRVMSVLNMSSNSGYKPSVYLDPAEAAEAIEENLVPAGADIIDVGLQSANPKYESKPVEMEKDRLEEVAPLVDELDADVPLSLETRYAEVAEEAIGHGFDLINDVCGFADPDMKGVIEDHDMPVVKMASPPDLASPGALKTIDDIFEALQRDGFTDKTIIDPAFGGWYDGKEFEDNWEMFRRLREFRAFDRPMLTATNREDFLGDLADQPETENQLAVSLAAATMEAERGAHIIRTHDTRETHDVVKVADALGDERTTRPETDSGPTVAELTDVTLREVARHQALGETVAGGTDDGATLTFLLGDVTDDARASLRAVAEVTDVVVVEKDGGSLYVGGSAAALKVVTDSLAEDGHRELAGELRASLSRRV
- a CDS encoding TrkA family potassium uptake protein translates to MTRTLEIIIAGGGRVGFQTAEILADRGHDVTIIERDERMVSDIADQWVATVIQGDATDPDIIEQAGIERADAIAALTGEAGLNLAVCLAAAELTPEIRTVARIDRTAGETYTRFVDAVVFPERAGARVAANEILGSDVQTLADVTGTLDIMLVRVADGAPAAGKALTDVRFPEGTLVVSDDNGEKIARADTTLTPGRRYVIAVEPDVVDEVLNLMRG
- a CDS encoding APC family permease, with amino-acid sequence MSKSQTRSPEAELGLLDATMIGMGAMIGAGIFVLTGLAAEIAGPAAILVFALNGVVTAFTGLSYAELAASIPKSGGGYAFVREIFDDFASFIMGWMLWFAYMIAGALYALGFAPNFLELLHVYGVVPSPDEIGAVAVPVIDIGLPPAFLLAFIAVLGLVALNAVSTAASGSVETIFTIIKVSILVVFVAFGLTSPMFSGAEFQPLFPEGSGAAAVLPAMGLTFIAFEGYDLITTVTEEVQNPRENIPKAIFISLAVTVVVYLAVVTVAIGTLGAEGLADAGEAGIATAATSFMPTGLPIIQNGGALIVFGAVFSTLTALNAVVIASSRVAFSMGREGQLLPSIGQIHHRYGTPFVAILTSAIVMLGSVALPTQSAGNMSSLFFLLSFIIVNVAVIRLRRERPNMNRPYEMPFYPAPPIIGIALNLILTGVLIEFLLRTDPLALGLSVAWILLGAVVYFALKRIKQQSDREQATAASEIKPEAED
- a CDS encoding TrkA family potassium uptake protein, which codes for MARTKRFIIAGGGRVGKQTAENLVDQGHDVLLIESDEERVEALSDAYIGPVIHGDATRPSILQQANLAEADAIAALTDEPGTNLAICMEAQQYAPSIRTIARAETEANHEYDEVVDATLLPEYLGGDHAADILTGEDIRTLVYPTADLDIIKVTVAPSAPVAGRRLDEIALPSGSLLISTADRTELAGADTVLEAEEQYILAVETDVVDEVLKLMRG
- a CDS encoding universal stress protein produces the protein MSSEPTDEGLLGHVVLPVATEDDALATAKALEPYEPSSVTALHVVEKGGGVPDKTPVEQSEELAEEAYAAVRSVFPNASEHTAYGRDVVAKIFEAADEVDASAIAYRSRGGNRVMQFLSGDISLKLVTNADRPVIALPREDGT